A part of Thermodesulfovibrionales bacterium genomic DNA contains:
- a CDS encoding ABC transporter permease yields MSAVQHDVEKRAVPELRFQRPDGKSLVVALSGDWKIENKLPSVDEVQKQIGSGTPVERLLFATEGLGGWDSGLLTFLTHIIGLCSGSNIPVEKEGLPQGVRRLLDLASAVPERKGARREAAKISFLEGVGGSAVAFWKATKEMLAFIGEALIAVLRFFAGKARFKRSDLFLTMQECGAQALPIVSLISLLVGLILAFVGAIQLKIFGAQIYVASLVGIAMVRVMGAVMTGIIMSGRTGAAFAAQLGTMQVNEEIDALQTMGFSAMEFLVLPRMLALVFMMPLLCLYADLMGILGGFLVGVGMLDLGVMEYFNQTKASVRLNDLWIGLFHGAVFGVIVALSGCLRGIQCGRSASAVGDATTSAVVTSIVSIIVATAIITVVCNVIGI; encoded by the coding sequence ATGTCAGCAGTGCAGCACGATGTGGAGAAAAGAGCGGTGCCTGAACTGAGGTTTCAAAGGCCCGACGGAAAGAGCCTTGTCGTCGCTCTTTCGGGAGACTGGAAGATCGAAAATAAGCTTCCCTCCGTTGATGAGGTCCAGAAACAGATCGGCTCCGGGACCCCTGTGGAGCGCCTTCTTTTTGCCACGGAGGGGCTCGGAGGCTGGGACAGCGGTCTGTTGACCTTCCTCACTCATATCATAGGTCTCTGTTCAGGGAGCAATATCCCTGTTGAAAAAGAAGGACTCCCACAGGGAGTGCGAAGACTGCTCGACCTCGCCTCTGCGGTGCCTGAAAGGAAAGGGGCAAGGAGGGAGGCAGCCAAGATCTCTTTTCTGGAGGGAGTCGGCGGGTCGGCAGTCGCTTTCTGGAAAGCGACCAAAGAAATGCTCGCCTTTATCGGAGAAGCGCTTATTGCCGTCCTGCGTTTCTTTGCAGGCAAGGCGAGGTTTAAGCGGTCGGACCTCTTTCTTACCATGCAGGAATGCGGCGCTCAGGCACTCCCCATTGTATCGTTGATCAGTCTTCTCGTCGGCCTCATTCTTGCTTTTGTGGGCGCGATACAGCTCAAGATATTCGGCGCCCAGATTTATGTCGCCAGTCTCGTCGGTATCGCCATGGTCCGCGTGATGGGCGCCGTCATGACCGGGATCATCATGTCGGGCAGGACGGGCGCAGCCTTTGCTGCCCAGCTGGGAACGATGCAGGTGAATGAGGAGATCGACGCATTGCAGACCATGGGATTTTCTGCGATGGAGTTTCTTGTGTTGCCGCGCATGCTGGCCCTCGTTTTCATGATGCCGCTCCTCTGCCTTTACGCCGACCTTATGGGCATTTTAGGGGGATTTCTTGTTGGCGTCGGTATGCTCGACCTCGGGGTGATGGAGTATTTCAACCAGACCAAGGCATCGGTGAGGTTGAATGATCTCTGGATCGGGCTGTTTCATGGAGCTGTCTTCGGCGTCATTGTTGCGTTGTCGGGATGTCTTAGGGGAATACAGTGCGGTCGAAGCGCTTCTGCCGTTGGAGACGCAACGACATCGGCGGTCGTCACATCGATCGTGAGCATCATCGTTGCAACGGCGATCATCACCGTTGTCTGTAATGTTATCGGGATATAG